The sequence CCCATGAAAAGGAATCGTCAAAGGAAACCCTTGCTGGGTGTCAATATCAAGCACCTTCAAACGATACATCTTACGTTGTTGTCCCTGCTGCAACTCACCCCTCTCGGCATAGAGCAAGCAACAACCGCTGGGCGCCCACCCTATGTGGGGCGCTATATCACCTCGTAGCACAATGGTCTCCTTCCCCGTCATGCTATCAAACGTCCCCATCTCTCCCTCAGTACCCGTTCCCTCAGCACCCGCCCCATCAGAACCCATATGACGATAAAAGGCAAAAAAACCATCACGATGGGGAGCATGGACAATCATATCATAAGGACGAACGGGCTGGTGAGGTAAGGGAACGATGTTGTCTTGCGGGTCTTGCGCACCATCACGCCACGCCTCTGGAAGAGGCACCGTATACAACGCCGTCACACCGCCCCTATCCGATAAAAAAGCGACTCTGTCGCCACGCCCGTATAACGTAGGCGACCAATCAGTCGCCGTATCATCCGTCAAAGCCATACGCTGTCCCGTCTTGAGATGAAACATCATAATGTCCTCCTTCCCATCAACCATAGCACCCATCACCAGTGACGTATGGGAGTCCACCCATATGAAGGGGGCGTGACGTCCTTCCACCATATCAATATACTCATGACGCCCCGTCGAGAGGTCGAAGACAAAAAAGCGCATCGAATGACCCTGAGCAAGGACATAGAGAAGCTCCTCACTATCGCCTAAAAAAAGAGGGAAAGACGTGTTATCGTGCCAGCGCGCAATGAAACGATGATTGCCACCATTGACATCCATCACCGCCAGCCACCGCCTGATCTCCCCTGTCCTCCCTGCTCCAAATTCAGCAATATACGCTATGCGTGTCGGAAAATCGCTCTTACGTCCCAACGCCATGTGATAAAGGTCATCGCTCACAAAATGCGCCAATTTAGAGAGCGCATAGCGACGCGCTTGATACCGATTTCCTCCTAAATAACGCTCTGTGTCCACATCCCAAAAGCGAAGGGATAACGTGAGGCGCCCATGGTGGGCATGCATAGCACCATGCATGACGATGTCTATGTCGTTCTCACGCCACCAGCCATAATCTGGCACGTCCCGAAGGCTTCGATAAAAAATCCTGACATCCAACCTGCCATCCAAGCCCATATTCTTGACGACAATGTTACCAAGAGCAATCATCGCCCCTTCACCATCCTCTTCATCCTCAGTGCCACCATAAGACAAAACAAGCGCCACCGATTGGCGCGCCGCACCCGCCACCACAGGTATCGTCTCAGCATAGCCCCCCTTATGGGTCGCGTCATGAAGAGTGCCCAAGACACAAAGCGCCACAAAAAGGCCTCGACTCCAGCTGTGCGCGCACCACGCCTTTACTCTCCGCGCATATTGCGCGCCGAAAACTCGATATCTATTTCCTGCCATAAAGGATAGTCCTCCTCCTTAAAGTGAATCTTACGACATAGGGGATGTTTGATGGCATGAAGAATACTCTCATACACTCTATAGTAAGATGGGCTTTCATCGATCCTCTCCTTTCCTTCGAAAACACTGCCAACAATATGTCCCTCCTTATTGATACGAAGCCTGACACCAATGACGATGTCGCCATCAGAAAAATCTAACAATGTGGGCTGACGCCAGCAATCCTGAAAATGTCTCTGTATGGTCTGATAGTTGCCAATAATCAAGCCATTGTCAAAGGCGATTAAATCTCGAGGATAGATACGTTCGGCATAAGGACGCACGGGACGCGGAGGAACATCCGTATGACGAAAAAGCACTTTTGGCGGCTGACTGGGACGAGGAACATAGGGCGGAATATGAACAGAGCCTAAAACCATCTCATCCTCACCCCTCTGCTCTCGCAAACCAACCCCCGGACCATAACCAATATCAACAACAATCTCCTCGTAACTCTCAGGCAATTCAGTCTCATGCCCTATGGATGACGCCCAAAAAAATGACACAAGAAACATCCCATGGAAGAGGAAAGAGAGTAATCCCGCCTGTCTCATTCTCTCGTATCTCCTTCGCCATAGAGTGAGACCAACACCATACGACGAAATCCCGCCTCCTTAATCAATCCCAATATCTGCATGATACGCCCATAATCCTGTTGCGGGTAGGCAAAGAGACGCACCAACATCTCTGACGACCCTTCCTCCCGATAATGCTCTAATTCCTGACGAAACAAACGCACATCTTTAGCAACACCATCAATATGGATAATCCCCTTCTCATCCAACGCAATATCTAAATGCTGTGCCGCCACCGCCAATTCTGCCGATGGAGTCGTCTGCCATAAGACGCGCTCGGACAGCGCAAAGGACGACGCCAAGAGACTAGCCCACAGCCCTAACATCCACAATAAAGATGTGTTGTCGCCTTGATAAAACAAGGGGTAGCGCTTGTGGCGTGTGTGGCGCGCCTCTCTGACAGTCATCATCGTCTATGCTCTCCCTTCACTTTTTGTCATTGAGGCGACGCGCCAGCATCATGCTCAGATGCTCGATAAAATTCTCTAAACGCCCATACAAATGACGCAACACACTCGCCACGCCGTTATAGCCAAGCAACGCCATCAACCCAAGCCCTAAGCCCATGACCATCACCATCAATGCCTCCATCAACGCCACCTCCGCCCATTGCGACTCAAAGCCCACGGCTTGTAGGGATTTCTCCTCTCGAAAGGCCTCCAACATCCTCCACAAACCCGCCAATAAACCCAACGATGGCGATGCGGATGCGCATGTAGCAAGCCACCCTATACGCTTATCCAACGAAAAAAATAACCGATTCAGTTCAATCCCCATGAGCTTGCTTAAATAGCCATGCCAACCCTCCCCATGGGCACGCAAATCCGACTCTATGATCAGACGATACTCATGCATCCCCAACATGAAAAGATCCTTTGTAGGATATGACGCCTGCTCCTTCGTGGCTTCATAATAATCCTCCAAAGAGACACAATCCCAAAAGCCCCGCTCGAATCCTTCATGGAGACGCAACACACGCCATAGTGTAATGCCTTTATCAAGAAGAACCCACCATAACCATATGGACAGAAGAAAAAAGAAAACACTGATAATATGGACGCCGCCATGGGCATTGAGCCATAAATCCCCCCATCCCAACATCGATACCTCCTTCATGGCGACACCATCCTTGATAGCACAGAGAACATCTTCTCTGGGAGGGCCTTGACATCCATAGACTCGGCTGAAACACACGCCAACTTGACCCGCGCATCAAAGAGCATATCCTCCTCTCGCCTCAATATCTGTCGCATCTCAAAAGAGGCGCGCTTCACGCCACAGAGTGACGTCTCCATCATGACACAATCATGCAACATGGCCGGCATGCGGTAATCAGCGCACACATGCACCACCACAAAGACGCAACCCTCATGCCTCGCCACCCCATGCATGTCCTCAGCAACGGAGCAGCATCGCAAAAACTCACTACGGGCGCGCTCGGCAAAATAGAAATACCGCGCATAATACATAACACCACCCGCATCCGTATCCTCGTAATAGACACGCAAAGGAAAGACATGGCACTTTCCATCCATCACACCCGTTGGCGCATACATCCCCTGTCTCTTACCCATCATCATGCCCTCTCATATCATCGTTATCGTCTTGTCCCTATCGTATGATGCATAGTCCTTGCGCCTCCTATGACAAAAAGGCTTCTTGTGTATCACCCCGCTCAGGAGACGTTTTCCCCAACACATGCCAGCCTTGCCGTGTCAAGAGCCGACCACGTTTGGTGCGCTGAACGAACCCTTTCTGTATCAAGAAAGACTCGATGACATCTTCAACCACATCCCTTTGCTCCGACAGCACCGCCGCCAAAGCCTCCACACCAGCAGGACCACCGCCATAATTGTCAGCCAAACAAAGCAAATAACGCTTATCCATGCCGTCAAGGCCCACACCATCAATCCCCATAGACGCCAGCGCACGTTGTGCCACCGTCTTACTTATAACCCCTTCACCCTCCATATCAGAAAAATCACGAACACGGCGCAAAAGACGCAACGCCACCCGTGGCGTCATACGAGAACGAGAGGCGATCTCATAAGCCGTGCCATCGCCCAATGTTATGCCACAACGCATGGCATAACGAGTCAACAAACGCTCTAAAGAGTCTGAGTCGTAAAATTGCAAATGCAGAGGAATGCCAAAACGCTCACGCAAAGGGCGCGTAATCAACCCCGAACGCGTGGTCGCGCCAACCAACGTAAACGGATTCAAATCCACACGCACACTACGCGCCGAGACACCAGCCCCAAGCATAATGTCTAACTGACCATCCTCCATCGCTGGGTAAAGAATCTCCTCCACAGAGGGCGACAAGCGATGAATTTCATCGATGAATAACACATCACAAGCCTCCAAACTCGTCAACAAGGCCGCCAAATCACCGCCCCTCAATAGAACCGCGCCCGATGTCTGACGAAAACCAACGCCAGCATGGGAGGCGATGAGACGCGCTAATGTCGTCTTGCCAAGCCCAGGAGGACCACACAACAACACATGGTCTAACGCCTCGTGGCGTTTCTTCGCCGCATGGATAAACACATGCAAATTCTTCTTGATAGCGTCTTGTCCGATGAATTCGTCAAAGAGACGAGGACGCAAGGCTTTCTCTTGCTCTTCCAACAGACGCTCTCGCCCCTCACCCACATGGCGAGAAACAATACGGGACGAGGCTGTCGCCGCCCCCCTTGTCACCTCTGTCGTCAGCTTTGTCATGCGTCTAAGACCCTCAAGGCACTTTTGACCATCATCGAGACCGTCTCCTCCCCTCTCACCTTCTCTACCGCCCTGCGCGCATCGTCCCGCCTATACCCTAAATGGACAAGGGCAGAAAAAGCATCCTCCTCCATAGAAGACCACGCACGCCCTACACCAGAGGCCAGAACATCAGCACCGACTAAGGACTCTACCTTCCCTTTTAACTCATGGCATAGGCGATTGGCAACCTTGTCACCGATACCATGCACACGCCGAAAAATGCTCTTATCCTGACGACATACCCCATCAATAAGAGCCTCCTCGCCAAGCAATGATACAACACGCATCGCCAACGTCCCACTCACGCCATGAACAGAGCGGACAAGACGAAATAACACCCTCTCATGATAAGAAGCAAAACCATAAAGAACAAACGTATCATCGCGACTCATGGTCTCCACAAAAATCGTGACATTCTCAACACCATCAGGCACGCCCATCGCCACACGACGCACAC is a genomic window of Alphaproteobacteria bacterium GM7ARS4 containing:
- a CDS encoding MotA/TolQ/ExbB proton channel family protein, whose amino-acid sequence is MKEVSMLGWGDLWLNAHGGVHIISVFFFLLSIWLWWVLLDKGITLWRVLRLHEGFERGFWDCVSLEDYYEATKEQASYPTKDLFMLGMHEYRLIIESDLRAHGEGWHGYLSKLMGIELNRLFFSLDKRIGWLATCASASPSLGLLAGLWRMLEAFREEKSLQAVGFESQWAEVALMEALMVMVMGLGLGLMALLGYNGVASVLRHLYGRLENFIEHLSMMLARRLNDKK
- a CDS encoding YbgC/FadM family acyl-CoA thioesterase, with the translated sequence MMMGKRQGMYAPTGVMDGKCHVFPLRVYYEDTDAGGVMYYARYFYFAERARSEFLRCCSVAEDMHGVARHEGCVFVVVHVCADYRMPAMLHDCVMMETSLCGVKRASFEMRQILRREEDMLFDARVKLACVSAESMDVKALPEKMFSVLSRMVSP
- the ruvB gene encoding Holliday junction branch migration DNA helicase RuvB, translated to MTKLTTEVTRGAATASSRIVSRHVGEGRERLLEEQEKALRPRLFDEFIGQDAIKKNLHVFIHAAKKRHEALDHVLLCGPPGLGKTTLARLIASHAGVGFRQTSGAVLLRGGDLAALLTSLEACDVLFIDEIHRLSPSVEEILYPAMEDGQLDIMLGAGVSARSVRVDLNPFTLVGATTRSGLITRPLRERFGIPLHLQFYDSDSLERLLTRYAMRCGITLGDGTAYEIASRSRMTPRVALRLLRRVRDFSDMEGEGVISKTVAQRALASMGIDGVGLDGMDKRYLLCLADNYGGGPAGVEALAAVLSEQRDVVEDVIESFLIQKGFVQRTKRGRLLTRQGWHVLGKTSPERGDTQEAFLS
- a CDS encoding Holliday junction branch migration protein RuvA; the protein is MIGRLTGTLFVVEDEDVILDVGGVGYQLRVTERVRRVAMGVPDGVENVTIFVETMSRDDTFVLYGFASYHERVLFRLVRSVHGVSGTLAMRVVSLLGEEALIDGVCRQDKSIFRRVHGIGDKVANRLCHELKGKVESLVGADVLASGVGRAWSSMEEDAFSALVHLGYRRDDARRAVEKVRGEETVSMMVKSALRVLDA